A portion of the Calliphora vicina chromosome 5, idCalVici1.1, whole genome shotgun sequence genome contains these proteins:
- the LOC135961163 gene encoding piggyBac transposable element-derived protein 3-like → MKQYMPMKPNKWGFKLFVLAGVSGFAYNFEIYSGQENDADRPNGEPDLGATSNIVLRLSRIVPRSQNYKLYHDNYYTAIPLMVHLAKEGIYSLGTVRRNRLPNCKLPSEASMKKEERGKSIEYVTTVDNVDISSLIWKDNKYVTLISSFAGTQPETSLKRYDRKLKKTIDVKCPNVIKEYNRHMGGVDLLDSLMGRYKIKVKSRKWYIRMFYHLLDLTMVNAWLAYKRVLKQNGSQDSDILKQVDFRAEVAECLCKIETSAPKRGRPSTVEQQIKAKKKKGPAQTLPPQEVRQDKYGHWPVTLESKMRCKFPNCKGFTRIKCDKCGVALCLNKSNNCFKNFHIN, encoded by the coding sequence ATGAAGCAATATATGCCAATGAAGCCCAATAAATGGGGatttaaactttttgtattAGCCGGCGTTTCTGGATTTGCCTACAACTTTGAAATATATTCCGGACAAGAAAACGACGCAGATCGGCCTAATGGTGAACCTGATCTAGGTGCCACATCAAATATTGTACTGCGCTTATCACGTATTGTTCCTAGAAGCCAAAATTACAAGTTATACCATGACAACTATTATACTGCCATACCGCTGATGGTTCATTTGGCCAAGGAGGGCATTTACTCCTTAGGCACTGTGCGAAGAAACCGCCTGCCTAACTGCAAGCTACCTTCAGAGGCATCTATGAAAAAAGAAGAACGTGGTAAAAGCATTGAATATGTTACAACTGTGGATAACGTGGATATATCTTCTCTCATTTGGAAggataataaatatgttactcTAATTTCATCGTTTGCTGGGACGCAGCCAGAAACTTCTTTGAAAAGGTATGACCGAAAACTGAAGAAAACAATTGATGTAAAATGTCCAAATGTAATCAAAGAATACAATCGTCATATGGGCGGCGTAGATCTGTTAGACAGCCTAATGGGACgatataaaattaaagtaaaaagtagaaaatggTATATAAGAATGTTTTACCATTTGCTAGATTTAACAATGGTAAATGCATGGTTGGCTTACAAAAGAGTACTTAAACAAAATGGAAGTCAGGATTCCGATATTCTGAAACAAGTTGATTTCCGAGCAGAGGTGGCGGAGTGCCTGTGTAAAATAGAAACAAGTGCCCCTAAACGTGGAAGACCAAGCACTGTGGAACAGCAAATTAAggctaaaaagaaaaaaggacCAGCTCAAACACTTCCACCTCAAGAAGTACGACAAGATAAGTATGGCCACTGGCCCGTCACTTTGGAGTCTAAAATGAGATGTAAATTTCCAAATTGCAAAGGTTTTACAAGAATTAAGTGTGACAAATGTGGAGTAGCTTTGTGTCTTAATAAAAGCAATAATTGTTTTAAGAATTTTCATATCAATTAG